CGATAAAAATGTCAAGTGTATTTTAACTGTGATAGGAGGACATAATTCAAACCAGCTGTTGAAATATATAGACTATGATCTGATAAAAAATAACCCTAAGATATTCTGCGGTTATTCGGATATAACAGCTCTTTCAAATGCCATCTACAATAAAACCGGCCTGGTTACATATTCCGGGCCCCACTATTCCACTTTTGGGATGAAAAAAGGAATTGATTACACCCTTGAATACTTTAAAAAATGTATGTTTTCAGAAGATGAGTATAAGGTAGGGCCTTCAAAACTGTGGAGTGATG
This is a stretch of genomic DNA from Psychrilyobacter piezotolerans. It encodes these proteins:
- a CDS encoding LD-carboxypeptidase, with protein sequence MRIPEKLKFNDEIRIIAPSRSLKMIGEETRDYADRCLAEMGLKVTFSKNCEVSDDFMSSSIEERIADLHEAFADKNVKCILTVIGGHNSNQLLKYIDYDLIKNNPKIFCGYSDITALSNAIYNKTGLVTYSGPHYSTFGMKKGIDYTLEYFKKCMFSEDEYKVGPSKLWSDDLWFLDQEDRLTI